From a single Rutidosis leptorrhynchoides isolate AG116_Rl617_1_P2 chromosome 5, CSIRO_AGI_Rlap_v1, whole genome shotgun sequence genomic region:
- the LOC139849566 gene encoding uncharacterized mitochondrial protein AtMg01250-like yields the protein MGFNNKWISWMNACLQSATISILVNGSPTLEFSLEKGVRQGDLLSPYLFLIATEGLNRLAKKASDVNLLKGIDVGTNRIKVSYLQYADDTLFLGEWSKKNERNIMKLLMFFEKLSGLKVNFTKSSLFGVGVPNHRICEMTDSMGCDTGSFPFTYLGLPLGCNMNKVKD from the coding sequence ATGGGCTTCAATAATAAATGGATCTCGTGGATGAATGCTTGTTTACAATCCGCCACCATATCTATACTAGTCAACGGGTCACCAACACTAGAATTTTCACTCGAAAAGGGAGTACGCCAAGGAGACCTGCTCTCACCGTATCTATTTTTAATAGCCACGGAGGGTCTAAACCGGTTAGCTAAAAAGGCATCTGATGTGAACCTTTTAAAAGGTATTGATGTGGGTACAAATAGAATCAAAGTGTCATACCTCCAATACGCGGATGATACGCTATTTCTTGGTGAATGGAGTAAGAAAAATGAGCGGAACATAATGAAACTACTTATGTTCTTTGAGAAATTGTCGGGCTTAAAGGTGAATTTCACAAAAAGTAGTTTATTCGGGGTCGGTGTCCCAAACCACAGAATCTGTGAAATGACAGACTCAATGGGATGTGATACGGGTTCGTTTCCATTTACTTACCTAGGGTTGCCCCTTGGTTGTAATATGAACAAAGTTAAAGATTAG